The proteins below come from a single Drosophila suzukii chromosome X, CBGP_Dsuzu_IsoJpt1.0, whole genome shotgun sequence genomic window:
- the LOC108005235 gene encoding uncharacterized protein has product MITMNSVVLLCLILTTTLLLGQGQGNPVEVEVPGPDANELDTDFGEEDATDKPLGIVSIKVRHLQEDPALCEQRSRYHPHHPQCHSYCKRQGHWIGQCKKDTCHCFS; this is encoded by the coding sequence ATGATCACAATGAATTCCGTCGTACTGCTCTGCCTGATCCTAACCACCACCCTGCTGCTGGGCCAAGGTCAAGGGAATCCCGTCGAGGTGGAAGTTCCCGGTCCCGATGCCAACGAACTGGACACCGATTTCGGGGAGGAGGATGCCACCGACAAGCCACTGGGCATCGTTTCCATCAAGGTCCGTCACCTCCAGGAGGATCCCGCCCTCTGCGAACAGCGGTCGCGGTACCACCCACACCACCCCCAGTGCCACAGCTACTGCAAGCGCCAAGGTCACTGGATAGGCCAGTGCAAGAAGGACACATGCCACTGCTTCTCCTAG